GTGAAAGGTGTAGACATCGTAATCAACAACGATATATGGTTAAAGATTGTCGGTCTGAAAGATGAAGGTTGTTTGTCTCATCAACCTGACTGCTTACTATTGACTCTCTTGCAAGTGTaacagatcgtttcaagtaatataatcggtaaaacccaatatcgttcttccgaagagactcgaaaggccttatcgttcgtgtaagttgaaatcgtaagacttgtaaagaaaattaattggtgtgaatgctaaaacacaaaataaacatgcaaatgcggttgattcaattgacgagaaaaagactatggatgaatggagttgttgggggtgtacaatttcatcttatccgctctctcttatctactcctcttgtttaatttgctttgttatctaattgttatgcaaactttcttggcctacccttaNNNNNNNNNNNNNNNNNNNNNNNNNNNNNNNNNNNNNNNNNNNNNNNNNNNNNNNNNNNNNNNNNNNNNNNNNNNNNNNNNNNNNNNNNNNNNNNNNNNNNNNNNNNNNNNNNNNNNNNNNNNNNNNNNNNNNNNNNNNNNNNNNNNNNNNNNNNNNNNNNNNNNNNNNNNNNNNNNNNNNNNNNNNNNNNNNNNNNNNNNNNNNNNNNNNNNNNNNNNNNNNNNNNNNNNNNNNNNNNNNNNNNNNNNNNNNNNNNNNNNNNNNNNNNNNNNNNNNNNNNNNNNNNNNNNNNNNNNNNNNNNNNNNNNNNNNNNNNNNNNNNNNNNNNNNNNNNNNNNNNNNNNNNNNNNNNNNNNNNNNNNNNNNNNNNNNNNNNNNNNNNNNNNNNNNNNNNNNNNNNNNNNNNNNNNNNNNNNNNNNNNNNNNNNNNNNNNNNNNNNNNNNNNNNNNNNNNNNNNNNNNNNNNNNNNNNNNNNNNNNNNNNNNNNNNNNNNNNNNNNNNNNNNNNNNNNNNNNNNNNNNNNNNNNNNNNNNNNNNNNNNNNNNNNNNNNNNNNNNNNNNNNNNNNNNNNNNNNNNNNNNNNNNNNNNNNNNNNNNNNNNNNNNNNNNNNNNNNNNNNNNNNNNNNNNNNNNNNNNNNNNNNNNNNNNNNNNNNNNNNNNNNNNNNNNNNNNNNNNNNNNNNNNNNNNNNNNNNNNNNNNNNNNNNNNNNNNNNNNNNNNNNNNNNNNNNNNNNNNNNNNNNNNNNNNNNNNNNNNNNNNNNNNNNNNNNNNNNNNNNNNNNNNNNNNNNNNNNNNNNNNNNNNNNNNNNNNNNNNNNNNNNNNNNNNNNNNNNNNNNNNNNNNNNNNNNNNNNNNNNNNNNNNNNNNNNNNNNNNNNNNNNNNNNNNNNNNNNNNNNNNNNNNNNNNNNNNNNNNNNNNNNNNNNNNNNNNNNNNNNNNNNNNNNNNNNNNNNNNNNNNNNNNNNNNNNNNNNNNNNNNNNNNNNNNNNNNNNNNNNNNNNNNNNNNNNNNNNNNNNNNNNNNNNNNNNNNNNNNNNNNNNNNNNNNNNNNNNNNNNNNNNNNNNNNNNNNNNNNNNNNNNNNNNNNNNNNNNNNNNNNNNNNNNNNNNNNNNNNNNNNNNNNNNNNNNNNNNNNNNNNNNNNNNNNNNNNNNNNNNNNNNNNNNNNNNNNNNNNNNNNNNNNNNNNNNNNNNNNNNNNNNNNNNNNNNNNNNNNNNNNNNNNNNNNNNNNNNNNNNNNNNNNNNNNNNNNNNNNNNNNNNNNNNNNNNNNNNNNNNNNNNNNNNNNNNNNNNNNNNNNNNNNNNNNNNNNNNNNNNNNNNNNNNNNNNNNNNNNNNNNNNNNNNNNNNNNNNNNNNNNNNNNNNNNNNNNNNNNNNNNNNNNNNNNNNNNNNNNNNNNNNNNNNNNNNNNNNNNNNNNNNNNNNNNNNNNNNNNNNNNNNNNNNNNNNNNNNNNNNNNNNAACACTTGGTCATTATctcttaactttattcctccatcatggacacgtaTGAAcatcttagaagtcctcatgaaaggtcttcccaggattaatggaattcttccctcattggccatgtccatgactataaagtcaattaaaaattccaactcctcaattcGAACAATANCATCTNCCACCATACCAACTGGCTTCTTAATAGATCCATCCGCAACTGTCAGGGTAGTGTTTNctggttttaattttatccctccaatcttcttgaaatcactaaaGGGCATNAAATTAACACTTGATCCTGAATCNATCATGGCTCtccctatatccacatcatttatcatgCAAGGAAGAGTCAAGGTCCCTGCATCCTTCAATTTCTTTGGATGGTCCTTCTTTTTAGGCTTAACTAATTGTTCNTggtcttcttcatcatcaagatcaattacctCNCCAAGATAATNTTTGATCCTCTTATCATNCTCAGGAATCTNTGGAAGTNCTTCAGGAGTAACNGTCACCTGATTAAAGATTTCCNTGAATGGCTCTTGGtaacttcctttttctttctcttctttttcttctcttttctcagCATGACTCTTTTGCTCATTAACTTCATGATTATGCCTCCTCTNCTCATCTTCATCCTCANTGCTCCNaatctcaattatttcctctgTTGTCTTCCTTTTTCTACTTGTTATAACAACCTTGCActcatctttagggttaacatcagtgttagccctaaactgacTTTTCTCGGTGGTTTCCACCCTTTNTGACAGNTGCCNAATCTNTGTCTCCAATGCTCTGAAGGTGGCCTGGTCACtggcttgttgagactcatagactttaAAGAATTTATCGAATCTGTCACTTAGGTCTCTGACTGTCTCTGCCAAGCTGCTCATctgctgccataaaggtgatggttgttgttgNCGGAAGCTTCCTACTTGCCCAGAAGAATTGTTCTGATTTTGTCCAATANTNgggtggttcttccaaccttggctagaattgccttggttaaNATTACCTTGCTTGTATTGNAATTGGTTCCCNATGCAGTTAACATCTTGTTGCAGTTCTTcaggaaaagcacattgaccattNatatggtcaccaccacataaatcgcaaagttgttgcGTCTGAGATATATTCCTTATCCCCTTTGGAAATTCANCAAGTACCTTTGTTaacttgtccaatttttggGTAAGGAGANGATTTTGCGTAGCCATAGCATNATTAGCAGGGAGATGCAAAAGTCCTCCTTTCTGTGCNCNTCTCTCACTATGTATCACTTCACTCANAGCCATGCTCTCAATCAATTCAtaagcctcatcttcagtcttcctaTTTATANTGTCTCNAGCTNaagcatctaacatcattttagactgagtgTGTAGGCCTCCAAGGAAGGCAAGTAGATATGAANTCTTGTCAAGTCCATGGACANGGGTCTTTCTCNNCAagcctttaaatttgtcccacGCCTNTCCAAGAGTCTCTTNcattccttgtttgaatgaagagatctccagcttcccttgattaatctttgTCGGTGGAAacaatttgttaacaaattttgtgGCCACCGCTTCCCAATTTCTGAAAGTGCCTTCCgggaatgaatgcaaccatgctttaGCNtttcctccaagagagaaaggaaaNAGACTGAGTTTGACCCTGTCATCGGTAACTCTGTTTATCTTCACNGTGTTGCAGATCTNGCTAAAAGTGNtcaaatgatcatagggatttTCATTTAANATTCCGTGAANNTGATTGCCCTGGACAAGCTGGATGAGagcagggttcatcaccatgttggttgcaTTGTCTGCTAGCAAAGCNATGTTGNTAAAGTGCAAANgacccaccatgttggatgcgtccccNAGTGTGCGTCTTGAAGGAggttggtccgccatctcctcaatNTTNTGTGCAGAAGTCTCAAGtgaagagtgcaaaagttcttcaggaNAAGGAAAGTTTTCACGTGTAGGACGTataactttcctccttctcctgtctgAAAGCCCTTCGACAAGAGGTtgttggtcttttctgcttctagtatgtattgtttcctgcatacacaagaaacacaccctaaaagcNNNNNNNNNNNNNNNNNNNNNNNNNNNNNNNNNNNNNNNNNNNNNNNNNNNNNNNNNNNNNNNNNNNNNNNNNNNNNNNNNNNNNNNNNNNNNNNNNNNNNNNNNNNNNNNNNNNNNNNNNNNNNNNNNNNNNNNNNNNNNNNNNNNNNNNNNNNNNNNNNNNNNNNNNNNNNNNNNNNNNNNNNNNNNNNNNNNNNNNNNNNNNNNNNNNNNNNNNNNNNNNNNNNNNNNNNNNNNNNNNNNNNNNNNNNNNNNNNNNNNNNNNNNNNNNNNNNNNNNNNNNNNNNNNNNNNNNNNNNNNNNNNNNNNNNNNNNNNNNNNNNNNNNNNNNNNNNNNNNNNNNNNNNNNNNNNNNNNNNNNNNNNNNNNNNNNNNNNNNNNNNNNNNNNNNNNNNNNNNNNNNNNNNNNNNNNNNNNNNNNNNNNNNNNNNNNNNNNNNNNNNNNNNNNNNNNNNNNNNNNNNNNNNNNNNNNNNNNNNNNNNNNNNNNNNNNNNNNNNNNNNNNNNNNNNNNNNNNNNNNNNNNNNNNNNNNNNNNNNNNNNNNNNNNNNNNNNNNNNNNNNNNNNNNNNNNNNNNNNNNNNNNNNNNNNNNNNNNNNNNNNNNNNNNNNNNNNNNNNNNNNNNNNNNNNNNNNNNNNNNNNNNNNNNNNNNNNNNNNNNNNNNNNNNNNNNNNNNNNNNNNNNNNNNNNNNNNNNNNNNNNNNNNNNNNNNNNNNNNNNNNNNNNNNNNNNNNNNNNNNNNNNNNNNNNNNNNNNNNNNNNNNNNNNNNNNNNNNNNNNNNNNNNNNNNNNNNNNNNNNNNNNNNNNNNNNNNNNNNNNNNNNNNNNNNNNNNNNNNNNNNNNNNNNNNNNNNNNNNNNNNNNNNNNNNNNNNNNNNNNNNNNNNNNNNNNNNNNNNNNNNNNNNNNNNNNNNNNNNNNNNNNNNNNNNNNNNNNNNNNNNNNNNNNNNNNNNNNNNNNNNNNNNNNNNNNNNNNNNNNNNNNNNNNNNNNNNNNNNNNNNNNNNNNNNNNNNNNNNNNNNNNNNNNNNNNNNNNNNNNNNNNNNNNNNNNNNNNNNNNNNNNNNNNNNNNNNNNNNNNNNNNcccaacaacaaaagggtttagttcaccattgtcatggtgaacttagatgaaaaatgatggaagaatggaagagcaaaccctagataggataaaaacgagcctaagcatccaagagatcttctccaaggagtgaaaattaggttcagccgcctctttctgtcaaaagaatgactctcaagttgcaatagggctatttatagatgaggagcgtcacaaaaaacaggcccaagcccagcagacaaccgcccgagcccacacttatgtcgcccggcggtttgctcagaatcgtgccaccgcccggcgTTAGGGGTccgccgcccggcggtttgctcTTTGTCGctcctcctcgcatttggccgcccagcggtgaattttgtcgttgggcggttcctagactcatcttttcttcaattttctttctctgtcttgagtctaagaccttcatctttaaccccattcttcacttccattaaaaatgctgcaaaacaatgcaaaacaagcataatatcgctaaaaacagcttttgacactcaattgactcatttattgggttttgcttgattctaagctcgttctaagccttaaagggtgtaatttggtctaaaatgacatatgagaataatattttttcaaccgttatcacttacAAAACAAGCGGACTAGGAAGACAAAAGTGTTTAAGGATTGCATGAGATATCGTGGAAGATACAAAAAGGAAAAGGGTTTCTTGTTCAATTGGCTTGACAAGGAAGATAAGGTTGTTGCTCTTATCATTGGGCATATTTTATTACTAGGAAGACCCACTCTGATCAAGCTAACTCCCATGGATGTTTATCTACAAAATGCAATTATGCAGAGGATACCAACAAATTGGGTGGTTGTCTTCAAATGGCACATCCTAGATGCTGGCATTAATAACTGGCACATGCTACCATATGGTGTGTTCATAAGCAAGGTATTAGAACAAAGTGGTATTAACCTCACTGGAGAGAACAAACTCACCTATAGCAAGGCCAATTTTATTGGGAAAGCTATACTTACTTGCATAAGACTTAAGAGAACAACTATTGGATGGAATTTCTGTGATGAGTTAGATCCAacaaaaggaaaggaaacaTTGTTGGATTCTTACAGTGATCAAGATTTCCCACTTTCTAATTCTGAGTTTGAAAGGTGTATGGGAGACCGATTTAAGAGAGCGTCCAAAAGAGCGAATATTTTAAAGAAGTCTCTAATGACTTTGAATAAGAAAATGGATGAAATCTTCAAGCACCATTTTGAAGTCTCCACATCCTCAAAAGAATCTGAAAGGGAAGATGTTGATGAAGCTAGTGAAGAAAGCTCTACTAAATCTTCTGAATCAGAATAAAGTCTTGTTTGCTTAGTTGTGTTTTGATTCTTGGGGTTTCAACAGTGTGTTTCGAGTCTTGTTACCtagttgttttttgttttgataatggCTTAGAATGTCAttctatgttttgttttgtttttgttcttgttctaATCATTCTtgaacaagaaatgaaatttgtgtttgtttaagATTCACTTGctcttaaatttcttaattgaaTCTGCATGAATGAATCTTGAAATCGACTTTGTACTAATTGAAGTTAACTATGCATGTTTTCACTGTTACATTAAACTGTTTTGCATATTCACTTCGtgtttgagtatttttttttcttgcaattCTATGATTCTAAAATGATTGATCTTCAAAAGATcatgaaaggttttgcaggaaaacattgctttggaattCACAGCTGGAATCAAAACTCATTGGAAAGCAATGGAATTGACTGGAAAAATAATGCAATCGACTTGAtcataacagggttataaattccatcactggaatttggttattatgttgattgatcattttatTCTGACTAACTTCAATATATCTTTGTTTTGTAATGATTGCATATTTCCtatatgagattatattgtgagattgttgatgattgtatcttTGCATGATAAAAATGCTTGAATCATAACTATTATACAATTTTGTTATATTGTATGAATGCTCTAATTCTTACTGCAATGCATTATGCATTTGAATATAATTGAGAAAATTATGCATGATGACAGGAGGAGCATTACACACTCAcatatttcttcacatgcctacacttcagggggaggttatctttttcatgtgaatatatatgatagggggagcatctctaattgtaaaactttttttactttgatgCATCTCTAATTGATCGGTTATCAACATATCATATCTAGAagcataacttttttattaatgcacaaagggggagaaatgttttattatttgctTTATTTGTGATAGCTTGATATTGCTCAATAATGCTTTTTCAGAGTTATATTTCTTGTTACTCTGAAAATTGCTCTAATACACTGGAGAGTTCATTTAATCACTTGCACTTATTGATTGCTTGATTTTGAGTGGTTACTTAACTGGTTTATTGAGCTGTTTGTGTGTAAAcgtggttgtttattaatcatggttgtgcatcatcaaaaaaaggggagattgttgagattgttgataagggaagcactggtttagctaaccttgaTCTCAAGTGCTTTATTCACtctgttttttattatgacaacacattattaataacacatgtcttgttatgtgttacatgttttgttgcttattgattgatatattgttgaacatgttttgtgttagccttgatatatgaatgcatattcactgttTTGACATATGTTACATTTGTTGTGATTGCATTGCATATGTTTTGGtaaaggaaaaccacatgcactttgatgaacttacaTTGTATGGCAAATTTGCAAGTcctaagtcgacttcattattaattgaatcgattAAGACTgaagactttgcacagattttcaaatacagtactatgtgagattttgcgttgaaaagaatttcaatatgtgtagatgtgtcaaagtcgactgtgtgcaccttgcattcgactttgttagttgttttatttgagattctattatgcttgtgaatagtaacgactatatttttaaaagttagttaagcactgaatgagagtcaactgtattgaatgtggaattaatttgtttgacttgacaACTACtactttgacttaactgttattacTGTCAGGAGACAGTTGattgtattagtagcttagtcgccTACAACCACCAAATCAGGGAGTATGGGAGGAAGGGAGGAGCACTCCGTAAGAAGACCTTAAAAAGAAATGGTCAAAAATAAAGGAGGAGGGGGAGGAGCGCCAGTACAGAGGAAAAAAAAGTGTAAGCTTTGAGATATGAAATGCAGGAAGGAGGAGGAAAGGTTAGTGcttcatttttattacttaatgGGTCGgcttttttaaaagcaaaagatTCTCACTGACAAAGGTATagttataaatatagaaaaaaataaggaagGTGTGAGTTGAACTAAGTGTGGTACAGGGTGAAGCACTCAAGAGTCACctcttaatatatgaatatgtgAAGTGTgcttaaattttttctttcatgagaTTAGTTTTGGGTTTTTCGGTTGCATaacctttaaatttgtttgttggtgattgttaaaattatataattcatagGTAGACttgtatattttatgtttaaaccCTTGGATCGTCCTCATATTTGTTGGGGAATCTCAAGTGGGTCCTTGTTTTTTCAACTGTCTCAACTAGGTCCATATACTTGTAAAATTGAGCCAATTAAGCCATGTCCGTTAGATTTTAACATACAACGTTAACTAATGTTGAgctataattttgaaaagaagacGTGTAATTTTGACATCAACATGGATTTATGCGTGTCCAAAGTCATTGGTTTTGTGCCCCAAATCCCCTTTTGATACTTTCTCGATTTTTAATCGATAATCGAATtagggttttcaaaatgttttgtgGGTGACGAGGAATTAAGCTtctaggattttttttttggaaacaTTTTCACAATAGGAATATGCTTCCataatctttctatttttttttattctttttacttaACTAAATTGCAagtcataatttaattatttccaCGTAATAAAATATCTGCCTCAGCATATTCGCTATCATCACATTTTAACACCGTTTGTGAAAACTTAATGGACATGGCTTAATTggcttaattttaaaaatatatgaatccaattgagacagttgAAAAAATGAAGATCCCCTTAAGATTTTCCAACAAATATAAGGACGATCCGAGAGTTTAAACCTagattattattgataaaatatttaacgttaattgatattattatagtcaaatttatattattcatttttataatttgttttattgttattataatttcaataaatcacataaattatatatttttatataataataataataataataattaattttaataatatatgataaatttgaattaaaataaaaattcgtGCGTAGGGATGACATAAAAACTCTTATTTGCGAGTAcccgcggataaaatccgctaCAAGTATTTAGTACCCGCGGGTAAAAGGTACCCGCGGGTAACGGGTAgtgggtattttaatactcgCTTGTTAATGGGTCAGGTTTGGATATCATACTATCCGCACCCGCAGATACTCGCTACGTGATtgggaaaatgaaaatacaattttatccttggtcttttaaattattttttaaactgttGAATTTTGTGTTTGCCTCAAACCCTAAATTTCACTTTTGAAGGGTCACACACAACTCAAACTCAAGAAAGGGAGTCCCATTACTTCCCTCCCACACCGACACCACCAGATATCtgaacttcttcttttttttctaacccTTCATAAGCCACGTTGATGAACGACACTGCTACAGGGTCGCATGGTGCCGCTGTCGCTCAAAACACAGATCTCACGTTGCTACCGCCACGCGTAACTGGCGACGTTGTCGAACACGTCGCAGCCGCTGTCTACCTCGTCAAGGATGTGCGCGTGGAGCGTGTTGGCGCTCTCCCTGGTGATCATCATTGGCAGCTTCGTCTTGTTCTTGGATCCCGACGGCCGCCCATTCGTGAAGTTTCCTTCCCCTTTTTTCTTTCCGTTTCTGTTTCGTTTTTCAGAGGAAAAAAGATTTGGTGGTCTGCGATGTGAGGGTTATTGTTCGAGCTCTGGGGAAAAAGCAATTGGCTACAATGTGAGGGTTATTGTCCGCTGCTGCTAGGGACTTCCCTTGTACTACACCAAATGGGGAGGAAaaggagaaaccctaaaaaaaggGTTTAGGCTTGGCCCATTTTAGgttatgaaagaaaatttaaaaaaaagtttgaatttgtccattttaaaaataaaattaataataaagtaatgatttaaatttttggtgcgttttcataaaataattatttaaacattgatCCTAGttctgtttgataaaataatatgttttttttttcactttaatttaatatttttttaaaaatcataaaatattatttttttaaaagaaaattatagatTGAAATGGGTATCCACAGATCGGATTTGAGTATCACATTATCGAACCCCAATCCGACCCGTTGTCATTCCTAGAAGTAACATTGAATATAgtagtatatataaaaaagaaagtttaaaaatttaatttaacgaAATAAAAACAGTGGAAAAGAAAGCGTGATCGAAAAGTCAAAAAGCAGTTTGAAGTTCTGGAAGAATGTTCCTTCTCTTAATAAACTAACTACTCTTTTATTTGTCCTTCTCTATttcacattattatttatttacctTTTCAGAAATGGCAGAACTATACGTTGAAACAAACCAAGGGTCAGGTCAGGTCAAGTTACTCTCAGAACTTCCTCGATATCAGGGACAATTTCGTTTCATTCTAACATTGCTCAATGCGCCCCCACACCCTCCAATCCcacttctcttctttttattcATACAATCATAATCAATAACACAACACAAATGGTAAAAGGTTAAACACTATAAACCaaactaaaatactaaaaacTCAAACCCACCATCTCCTATAGCAACATTTTATATCAATCTTTTTTCGCTTTTGTTACAGGTTcctaatgatttttcttttttttttccctgtTAGAAACAGATATTGAACTTTAATTTGCCTTTGACTATGAAACTGGAAGATGTAATGAAAAGGTGATTCATTGCGTCCAATGTCACTATTCACTGTTCCTTTAATCACGGAattgtttattaaaaactaaCACCAGCAAACAAGTACCAATCTTGCTAAGCGACCAATAttgggagagagagagaatgagtgAAGTGTTCACACTCTGTGTATTGTAGTGGCAACAACACTTACACAGAGCAgtacttttcttcttcatcaacaatGGTTCAAACAACCTACATTTTGCTCTTCTTCTCCGTTCTGCCCTCCTTTTTAACACATGGAACACCAGCATTCAACCTCACTCTCCCAGGGCAACATCCAGACCCAGAAGCTGTTGCCACACAAGTTCATAGGTACATCATTCCGAAACCTCATTTTCTTTCTgtctttttacttcttttttctgCTTTTTAACACAAACCACTACAAACCAACTCACTTAACCCCTTTATTGCACCTTATCTTCGAGACTCTACATTGCAAATTATCATCCCAACCTCCTAACATAAAAGCTAAAACATAAAGATACAATCTTCACATCTGGGTCATTGCCAAAAACCAGCAACTCacatttcatttcttcttcctttttcagGGTTACAAGCTAAGTTACCCAATTTTGTTGCCTCAAAGTGACTatttttagtgataaaaatgtttttttttctagattttcTTTCTAGACTATGAAAGGgacaatttttttgaaactTCATAtagtaatttagttttttttttttcaggaggGTGAATGCTTCAATGGGAAGAAGGGAAATGCTTAGATTGTCAGAGAAAGATGCGACATCATGTCTTACAGGTAACCCCATTGATGATTGTTGGAAGTGTGAGCCAGATTGGGCAAACAATAGACAGAGACTGGCTGATTGTGCAATTGGGTTTGGGCAGAACGCAAAGGGTGGAAAAGGTGGGGAATTTTACATAGTCACGGATTCATCTGATGAGGACCCTGTGAACCCAAAACCAGGAACACTTAGATATGCAGTGATACAGAATGAACCACTGTGGATCGTGTTCCCCAGTAACATGATGATTAAGCTCTCTCAGGAACTCATTTTCAATAGCTACAAAACCATAGATGGGCGTGGCGCTGACGTGCACATCGTTGGTGGAGGCTGCATCACTCTTCAGTATATTAGCAATGTCATTATTCACAACATTCACATCCACCATTGCCATCCCTCTGGTAACACATTCATCCTTCAatactttcttcttttactttgttttaacAGAAACTCTCAGttttattctattaatttttaaaaaatataaagtaaatggagagtaaaattaaaatactttgtAAAATTCAgataattttagtttcattaaGTATGAAAACTGAAAAGAG
This genomic interval from Vigna radiata var. radiata cultivar VC1973A chromosome 8, Vradiata_ver6, whole genome shotgun sequence contains the following:
- the LOC106770631 gene encoding uncharacterized protein LOC106770631, translating into MADQPPSRRTLGDASNMVGXLHFXNXALLADNATNMVMNPALIQLVQGNXXHGXLNENPYDHLXTFSXICNTVKINRVTDDRVKLSLFPFSLGGXAKAWLHSFPEGTFRNWEAVATKFVNKLFPPTKINQGKLEISSFKQGMXETLGXAWDKFKGLXRKTXVHGLDKXSYLLAFLGGLHTQSKMMLDAXAXDXINRKTEDEAYELIESMAXSEVIHSERXAQKGGLLHLPANXAMATQNXLLTQKLDKLTKVLXEFPKGIRNISQTQQLCDLCGGDHXNGQCAFPEELQQDVNCXGNQXQYKQGNXNQGNSSQGWKNHPXIGQNQNNSSGQVGSFRQQQPSPLWQQMSSLAETVRDLSDRFDKFFKVYESQQASDQATFRALETXIXXLSXRVETTEKSQFRANTDVNPKDECKVVITSRKRKTTEEIIEIXSXEDEDEXRRHNHEVNEQKSHAEKREEKEEKEKGSYQEPFXEIFNQVTVTPEXLPXIPEXDKRIKXYLGEVIDLDDEEDXEQLVKPKKKDHPKKLKDAGTLTLPCMINDVDIGRAMXDSGSSVNXMPFSDFKKIGGIKLKPXNTTLTVADGSIKKPVGMVXDXIVRIEECSYVSMMEE